The sequence tttatctgaaaattgtatgcccatattctttttatttatttttatcatatattgctttattaatcatgttgagagagaaaaatcagagcaaaaggggaaaaccctgggagagatttaaaaaaaaaaaacagaaaaaaagaagtgaacatagcatgtgttgatttacattcagtcgcCATAGTTCTTTtgttggatgcagatggcattttctatccaaagtctattgggattgctttatatcactgaactactgagaagaaccaagtgtttcatagtcaatcatcatacattcttgctgttattgtatacaatgcattcctggttctacttgtttctctcagcatcaattcatgtaaatctttccaggcctttctaaaatcagcttgttcatcattttctatagaacaataagactccattatcttcatataccacaacttgttcaaccatttctcaattgataggcatctattcattttccaaatctttgttaccccaaaaagaactgctacatttttttgtacatgtgggtccttttccatattttatgatttctttgggatacagaccttaGTAATGGtgcttctggatcaaagggtatgcacagtttgataggatgggttgtattcttataaatttgagttactTCTTTATGtagtttagaaatgaagcctttaggttatcaaactgtgcataccctttgattgagcagggtctctactgggtctctatcccaaagaaatcataaaaaaaggaaaaggacccacatgtgcaaaaatgtttgtagcaggactttttgtagtggcaagaaactggaaagtaaaCGGATGTCCATGcgttagagaatggttgaataaattatggtatataaatctTATAGAATaacattgttttataagaaatgataaacaagctgatttcagaaagacctgaagagatttacatgaactaatgctaaaggaagaagtaaaatcaagagaacattgtacacagcaacaacaagattatatgatgatcaaatatgaaggACTAaggtcttttcaacaataaggtgatttagggcaattccaatacacttgtgatgaagagagccatctgtatccaaagagagcactatggagactgagtgtggatcaaaatatagtattatcatcttttgttgttgttgtttgcttgcttgttttatCCTTTCTCATTtatccctttttgatctaatttttcttgtgcagcatgaaaaatgtggaaatgtttagaagaattgcacatgtttaacctatattggattattttatgtttaggagggagaggtagagagagggagaaaaatttgaaacacaaggttttgcaaaggtgaatactgaaaattatctgtgcatatgttctgaaaataaaaagctttcataaaaaagcaaaagaaatgaggcctttatcagaaatactagatataaaaattttgttcccagctttctgcttcccttctaatcttggttacattgggtttgtttgtacaaaacctttttaatttaatgtaattaaattatccatttgcatttcataattttcacaaggttttctttggccataaattccttccttctcccagatCTTTGAGGTAGATGACCCCTTTTCCTAATTTACTTAGAGTATCACcttttgtgtctaaatcatgaacccatttccatCTTGTCTTtctatagggtgttagatgttgcTCAATGCCAtatttctgacatactattttccaatttccccagcaatttttgtcaaataatgagttcttatcccagaacttAGATATATGTTCTTGCCTCCACTCTCACTCCCCCAAATCCCTAGCTGACCTTCCTGCCCGGCACTGGCATCCTTTCCATGCCCCTAATTCAGGTCACTCACAGAAAAAGCATGAGGGAAAGTTCTCCTGAATGAATTTAGGAAGTTTAGGATTAAGGACACTTTGTCagtttctcaaatttatttaagTGATTACTCCAggaggaaaactcattttcaattCAGTATTATTGTTATAGTATATCATCCATGATagtaagagaaaagaggaaaaaccaaTAGGAGACTTATTTGGCCAAAATAGATCTCAATCTTTTTACAGCTGGCCAGAGATAGGAAGGAGTTGTTCCAGTCAGTTCATCCAATcaacaagaagtatttattaagtaataaatGCCTAACATTGTGCTTGGTGCTGGTTGATTCAAATACACAGAAAGGAGCCATCTTTCTtgcaaggagctgacattctgtTGGTGAAAACTTACATCTAATTAAGAAATTAACTTCCCGATTAGGGTGGTGATATAGCATTCCTCTTAAGAAGAGCTCCCAGCTTTCCCCTTTTGTACAAGAAAATCCCATTCCTAATGAATGTGAGGGATGTACTTCTCTTGTGAGATgatgagagaggaaaaagttATAGGATTGTGACTGATGGGAGAAAAGGTGCTATCTTGCTACTTGTGCTTCCAAATCTCTATGCTAGAATCTTTGAACACTGTCATTGGTGGAGAAAGATGAGCATTATAGGACTACAATGATCCCCAATGTATTTGAGGTTagttaaaaaggatttttaaaaaatgtataatccTAGGTGCTAGAAAGTTATTAGGGTTTAGGTAgatacttatctgtaaaatcctAATTAGGAAGACAGAAGGAGACCTCAACTAGGGTTCCTACAGTTGACAACGAGAATGTGGAATTTTTGAGGTTGaggaagcttttttattttttaaggaataagaCTTATTCAAGGTGACTTTCCTTTATTTGGTAGTAAATGTTCCTTCCAATAGATGATTATATGGTAACCCAAGTCTCCAcactaggaaagagaaaaaggaaatccaACCAAGAGATTTAGATCCTTTATAACTTTCTAAAGCCCAGGGAGATTATACATAGCAGAAAGATGATGTAATGTTTTAAATCTGCATCTGAAAAGGAGTTCCAAAAATGACTTCttagttttccttttctacttatgaaaagttctttttctgcTCTCTACTATACATGTTTAATTTGGGCAGAATGATGATGACAGTTGAGGACCAAGGTGTTATTTGATACCTCAGTTTCTAGATCTGGGTCTTAGAATCTGTTGTtacttgtcctttttctttttttttttattttttctttttttttttatttaatagccttttatttacaggatatatacatgggtaactttacagcattaacaattgccaaacctcttgttccaatttttcacctcttacccccccaccccctcccctaaatggcaggatgaccagtagatgttaaatatattaaaatataacttagatacacaataagtatacatgacttgTCCTTTTTCTTAAAGAGAGCTTTGACAccagagaggtgatgccatgacatgcaagtgaattggattgaaatgaaaggggactgtgcaaggtcacctgcctcactttcacctacagagccatctggatccagtggccacaTATAGATCAGATGAGTGGAGATGGATTTAATGGGAGATCctgatctttttaagctaaggtctttaacaggtctccgTTTGACTCAATGAACAAAGAtaagtagcaattgaggcaaagaatctctgcTTTCtcctagacaaaaaaaaattggttgaGGGCATATGGAGATGAAAGATTCCCTAATTTTTTAAGACTGGTTAACCAGGGAATTGTAGAGAAACTTAGCAATGTTATTAGGTGATATTGGCTCTCAGCCAATATGGGCACTTATCTGGGATATTAATTGAATAATACCTTCTAGACTAGTTTTAGTGACAATAGCAAAAGCTAATAGACAATCCTTAAAGGAAACTTACCAATTACTTGTCAAGTGATAGAAGAATGGCCTAGCCTTGTTCTCATAGGGAAGGAATCAAATTTATACAGGTGCTCACCTTTTTggttttggggtgtttttttccTGGGATTCTACTTGTGTAATGCTCATTGAGATTCTAGGAGGCATGGGAAATAAActttcctatttactttttttttgtttaaatatttgctagtgacatttttgtctattttaattcacttttgaattccaaatactATCCGTCCATCCATATTTTTCTCCACccattgaaaagacaagcaatatgaCAGTCATTTATACATTTGAAGTCATGCAAATcatatattagccatgttgcaaaaacaaaaaagcaagataaacatatatgtgtgtgtattatatatgtatatatatcatatatatgagtatgtgtgtatatctgtgtgtatgtatatatacttttgtcTACACTCAGAATTCAGAAGTGATTAGAGTTTGCTTCCTTTGGGATTCCAACTATGAAATAGTAATTCAGAGTCTTTGAGGTAGAGAGGAATAAACTTCCACATCACATAAGATCATAACTTGCAGGAAAAGGGCacaaatattaatatggctgGGTAAAATTGGctatgtataaatgtgtacacacatgtgttTTTCAATAAGCAATAATGATTCATTTATATTATGTACCAGAGAAAGGGTGACATATGCAATTATATAAATCTAATACTCCTCTcaacactccccccccccccaaaaaaaaagtaacctGGTAGTGGTGGTCCCTCTTCTGCTGACAAGGATCTCTGAATTTTACTAGGACAAAAGAGAGATGGCCATACTCAAAGCTTGTCCGGATTGTTAGGACCCATCTTAGCTTGTGTACCATGGGCATAACCTTCAGAACCTCAATATCACCTCCTTGTCATGCCAGGATTTCTGAGCAGGTCTTTATTAGAATTATCTACaaatccaaatccttcatttttctttctcacttgttTCCTACAGAACCAAACATCAGTGGAAGAGACTCAAGGAAGCTAGAATTCCAAATTGTCCTTGTGGGGAAAACAGGATCTGGGAAAAGTGCAACAGGAAACACCCTTCTGGGCAGTAAAGAGTTTGAGTCCAAGTGTTCAGGAGGGTCAATCACCAAGGTCTGCAAGAAAGCCAGAACCACATGCAATGGGAGGGACATTTGTGTTATTGATACTCCAGGCATTTTTGACACTGAtaccaaggaggaaaaaaacctgaaagaaaTTGCTCGTTTCATGACACTATCCTCTCCAGGACCACATGCTCTACTCCTGGTGTTGCAAGTGGGCCGTTTCACCCAGGAGGAGAAGGCAGCCATTGAACGCCTTTACAAAATTCTAGGACCTGAAGCAGTGAAGTTTTTGATCATTGTATTCACTGGAAAAGACAAACTAGGAGAAGAAAGCCTAGAGGATTACTTAGGAACCATTAATGACTCTTATTTCAGGGAGTTATTGGAGAAGTGTGCCCATCGATGCTGTGCATTTGACAATAATGCTAGTGGAGCCCAGAGAGATGCCCAGATTTCAGAGCTGATGGCCATGGTTGAAAACATGGTGCAAGATAATGGGGGCAGCCACTACAGCAACAGTATATATGAATCTGTGGAAGCACTCctgcagaaagagacagaagctCTTCAGCAACGCTACAAGGAGCAgtttgagagggaaagagaagaaatgagatggaattatgaaaatcaaatacgAGAGTTgaagaagcaaaagcaaaaatgggaaatagaaaagaaaatggaagaatttgaaaagaaaatgcaaaatcttGAGGATGAGATAAATCAAGAGTTTGAAGGGTTAAACTGGAGGTACCAgaaaaattatcactttgccCGAAATGAGACTGAGAATGATAAcagtatatatttggaaattttcaagattattttgtcctttgtgtttaatttgctctaatttttcattGGAAAGTCTTTTGACGGTCAGAATAATTTCATGTCTAGTTTCTACTATATGTGCTGTCAGTTCAAAGTGAAGTTAGGTAATGGAGATCCTGTGGttaataaatgatttagacaacagttgaatccaagtctcctgaTTACAAGTTTAAGGTCATTTCTGGGCCATCACactgttttctaaaaaaaaaaaaaaagtattttgcagTATTAGATATaacttttaatttcttatgttcaTTTCTTAAGTTCTTATAGTAACAAGCACCTTGGCCCAACAAACAAAAGGCAAGAACACAAAATTCATTGTGTACAATTAAGAAATATCTTTCTGAACAAATTTCTGAAGAGTTggagaagcaaaagcaaaaatgggaaacagaaaggaaaatggaagaatttgaaaagaaaatggaaaatcttaAGGGTGAGATGAAGCAAGAGTTTGAAGAGTTAAACTGGAGGTACCAGAAAAATTATCACTATGCCCGAAATGAGACAGAGAATAATGACAATACAGTTTTGGAAATTCTTACTTTGATTTTGCCCATTGCCGCAACTTTTGCTCTATTTTTGATTAAAAAGAGCTTCTGAGGGACAGCTAtttgatatagtggatagagcaccagccccaaagtcaggagaacctgagttcaaatctggcctcagacacttaaaacttcctggctgtgtgaccctgggcaagtcacttaatttcaattgcctcagtaaaaaacaaataaaaacaaaaacaaaaaagaaagaaagttttctGACTAccagaatcatttcatttttagtaTTCACCATATCTGCTGTCATTACAAAGTGAAGCTAAGTAATGgagatcacatagttaataataacaattgaaTCCAAGTCTCCTAATTACAGACTAGTATCATTTCACTGCTTTCGAAAGAGCAAATCCTTTTGGAAGAATGTATTATGATATTTTGCAGTAGCAGATATAATTTCCTAATATCTCAGGTACATTTTTTTATGTTCTTATAGGAACAAGCATCTTGAAACCAGGAGATTGCAAGAACACAAAACTCATTGTGTAGAATTAGGAACTACCTCTCTGAGCTCTATTTTATCCTTTCCACCACCCCACCCCTATCCCACCTCCTGCCCCcaaaaaggattttcttttttattggccATTACTTCTATCATACTCAATCTTTAAGAAACGGTTAAAGACTCATCATCTCTCCCCAAATCTTCCCTAGCTCCTCTTTTTTTCCACTCTGATGATGTCTGTTCTCTCCTTTTTACAGCACTTTGTATATGGGTTTTCCCACATTATGGGTCACACACTGCCTTGCAGGCATTAACATTTTGTCTCACAAGGATATATTGTTTTCATAAACATATTGTAAGCTCTTTAGATATGGAAGGCTGAAGCTTCTACTTTAATTGTCACTCCTTCTTAGAAGCCCTCCCCAAGAgccattctttttatttactaaTATGGGTTTGTAAAAATCAAGAAGCAGAGGCAAATAGATGGCACAGGATAAAGCACTGGCTCtaaagtcaagagaacctgagttcaaatccagcatcagacacttcacacttcctatctgggcaaatcacttaactccacttgccttagcaaaaattaaaaacaaaaaaacaaaaatcaagaagcaCAAGTAATCTCAAGTTGAAGGAAAATTTACTGATTGTCACCTACATACCTACCGTAATACATTCCTGCAGGTAGCCAAAGAGAAATCTTGTAAAATTTCCCTATGTTGCTccaatttttattcctttgatcAAACAATTACTCTGATTTCTTCTCTTTACCAAACATTGCTTTCCATGTGACATAATATTGATGCAAGTTCTATTTTtatccatgacatgcaagtgaattggattgaaatgaaaGGGGACTGTGCAGGGTCACCTGCCTCTGTTTTCAGATCTCTTTTACAAACAATCCTACAATTTTATCAACTCATCTATTgcctcctttttctattttataattttgtgggTCAAAACACATTATTTTCACTTACAACAACATTTTTTTACAGTCATACACAAAATGTAACTCTTTACTATCAATGTGAAATTTTGAGTTCCTTAAAgttaacaataaatataataaataacaataaaaaattttaaaccaattaaaaaaagtaaagggtCAGAAAGAGAAATGTGCTTGAAGAAGGCAAAGGGAGAGCAAGGGTGGGGAGTTTTGGAATGATGAGTTTTTATAAGGGAAGGTTGTGAAGTAATTGCACGGGTGAGGTTACCAATGATTAAACCACACTCCTGTCAGAACTGATTCAAAAAGGGTGAATTCGTGTACAtactcagttggatatagaaatctatcttaagtaacagagagaagggaataaggaaaAGGATATGGGATGCTAAAAAGAAGATGAATTAAAGGAGGCAATGGCCAGTAGCAAAATGGCTTTTTGAAGAGGGGcaaggtgaaaagagagaaaaagataaaacagaagaaaacagaatagaGAGGAATATAccataatcataactatgaatatgaatgggataaactcaaTCATAAAAGAAGCTGATAGAAGGATGaattagaaagcagaattcaACAATactttgtttacaagaaacacctgaaacagaaagacatatacGGAGTTACAATAAAGAGTAaatcagaatctattatgcttctggtgagggaggaaaaaaagaaaataaaaaggtaggGTTAGCAATCAAAATCTGAGACAGAGCAAGAGTAAAAATAAAcagttaaaagagataattagggagcctacattttgctaaaagataccatagaccaTGGagtaatatcaaaatattttacaagtttgtatgacaaaggcctcatttctcaaatatatagaaaacaaagtcaaatttgtaagaatgcaaatcatttcccaattattAAAAAGTTACCAGACATAAAAGgggagttttcagaagaagaactcaaagctatctataagcacaagaaaaaaatgctctaactcactatttattagagaaatgtaaattaaaaaccACTCTGAGGTAATACCTTCCATTTATCAGATTGGAAATTGCTGTTATAGTTTATCTGCTCATCCACCTAACCAGCCCTTTTTGCAAGACAGTAATTAATGATTATGTTAATATTAATGATCATgtcaatatatacaataatatgaaGTGGGGAATGACTTCAGTCATTCACTTAAATGGATTGATAAGACCTTCTATGATGTCAGATGCTTCTGATTTCATTCCATTACCTACAATAGATTTAGCTATCTAATAAGGCTAGGTGTAGACTTAATCTGGGATAATCCTGTCATTGGTACCATTTTGGATGTAGGTGTCCTCTGAATGGGTTACTTCACTGAGGGATCCAGAATTAAGGCATAAGGATCAATaagtttctcttcctctttgaaGAGAATGATCCACTTGTAGACAATGGTATCAGGAAGATCCCTACTTCCCCTTTGAAGAATATCttcagagaggaaggaaagaggtcATAATGTTTGGATTTGAGAAAAGTTAGGGATGCCTAATGACTGCTGCCAAGGTATCTTCATTCTAGGTCAACCAACATTCACTCGGTAGGTTAATATGGTCTTTCACATCCTATTTATTTGACTAATGGGGAGACTTCAAGGTAAAATGTCCACATTTGTAGTACTCAGAAATGTATGCTGACAATACTTTGATGAGGTTCCATTACATGGAGAAAATACTCTGACCAGACACAGGATCTTAGCATTGCAACTTCAGAAACTGAAATGTGTAATCAAAGTTTCAGAGCCTGATAAATATTAGTATTgtcaactaaaaaattaatttctaatgaGAGATTTTACTGCAAATTTGACCATCATGTAGAGAAATTTTGGACTGGAGGGAGCTTTTAGAAGGTGCAGCATTCTTTCCTAAGGAGGGGAGTCTATTGAGCAAACTCAATGAAGAAGGGAAGGTTCCTTGGGGAGCATGAGACATCTTTCTCTTCTCAATATATAGGGATATCTCTATGGTGGCAAGAGAGATCCCTTTACTGGGAAATTCCTCTCTCCTTTGCAGAGATAGATAAACTTGGAAATAGACAAGTTCAATTGCAGCTTCAAactcttagctgtgtgattctgggagaAAATCTTAATCTTTATCTGCCtcattccttcatctgtaaaactgagataataacaatacctacctTTCAAAACTGCTATAAGAATCTAAGAAGATAATATTGAAAAACACTGCAAATCTGCAAACAGTACTACTTCCCATTTAGACTTTTCTGTCATTAAAATATGTAGTCATGAAGAATATCAGTGGCAGGTTTGGCTCCCTTTGATTCCCGGTGGTCAGGAGACAAATGAAGAGGTTCGGGGTTGTCTCCTCAAATAATGAAGTTGGgcacagggcagagagttgtgggaacccctttggTCGGTGCAGAGGTCCTTTgtgaaggaatttatgaacctgaaaagctgactggcaaaaaaaagtttattattggcagtgggaagtcagcctttgctagaaagactgaccttggtggcaaggtccccACAGAAGGTTATAAAGTTTGAAGCAGAGAAATCCCAGCAGAAAGGTAAAGAGGACATAGTCTTGTTAGGGGAATAGGAGAGAAAGGTACAAAGAGGGAGTAACatggaaagagaatatcatttcagcgggcagagggtTGCAGCTTATGCCAAGAGGTTCAttggcatggcatattaggtTCTCTGCAAGGAATGAGCCCTACATTGgctctttttatagttgaaacCTTGGCTAGAAGCTGAGGCAGCTCTTGAttggggctgggagcagtttgagctggaatcagaatagaaaatcttggaattgaatgagtatCTCTGGGTTAATTTCCAACTCATTAGGGTTGGAACTTCCAGCTCCAGCTAAGTAGAAGTGGTACTCAATGGGTCCCACCTAGATAACAGGATGAATAAAACCACTTTATATCGATTCCCTGGGGTGGGCTTTCAcagaggcagggttcaaggaAAATCTCTCCTTTAAGGAACTTCTCAAGGGCTTTACCTCATAGCTctcccccaaagtcagagagagagagagagaaagagaaagagttttgtGGTTCCCCTTGTCAGTCAGGCTTCCTTTTGACAGAAGAACAGCCATTTCTACATAGTAGTCACATTTAAAGTTGAGACTTTTGGAGTCATGGAAGTTGGAATCACCTTTAGAGCCCAACATCCCAcctgaagaatgaaattatgacGATTTTCATAATATCTTTAACACCTGTAACCACTTTTGATAATGGGGAGCTCACTTTCTCCCAGCCAATTCCGTGGTGGCAGCAGATTGTATACTCAGGAAATTCTGCCTTCTTAATTGAGCTAACATCTTTCTCCTTGTAACTGGCACCTGTTGGCTCCAACATTACTTTCTGGAGACAAGAAGACGTTGAGTTTCTTTTCAGTATGACATATCTCCAGATATAGGAGGACAGAGGCCATGTTCTTCCTAAGCCTTCTCTCCTCCAGTCATTGACCTCCTCA comes from Sarcophilus harrisii chromosome 5, mSarHar1.11, whole genome shotgun sequence and encodes:
- the LOC116419419 gene encoding GTPase IMAP family member 4-like yields the protein MARKELRNRRKNTAEMPDLGGPLHLGSLYDCTSDTLIPEPNISGRDSRKLEFQIVLVGKTGSGKSATGNTLLGSKEFESKCSGGSITKVCKKARTTCNGRDICVIDTPGIFDTDTKEEKNLKEIARFMTLSSPGPHALLLVLQVGRFTQEEKAAIERLYKILGPEAVKFLIIVFTGKDKLGEESLEDYLGTINDSYFRELLEKCAHRCCAFDNNASGAQRDAQISELMAMVENMVQDNGGSHYSNSIYESVEALLQKETEALQQRYKEQFEREREEMRWNYENQIRELKKQKQKWEIEKKMEEFEKKMQNLEDEINQEFEGLNWRYQKNYHFARNETENDNSIYLEIFKIILSFVFNLL